The sequence below is a genomic window from Candidatus Hydrogenedentota bacterium.
GTCGCCGTGTTCGTATCCTGTGTGGCCTTCCGCGTAAGCGTCGCCGTACTCGTGATGCGGAAACAGCGCGACGAGAACGCGAGTTCCCGCGGCAGCCCGCTGGGGTTGTCGGCGGCGGGTTTGAAATTGAATCCGTTCGGGTCCTTGCCCGTCGCGGCCACAAGCGCATCGAGCGAATTCAGCGGCCGCGCCGCGATCACCTTCGCCGCCACTTCCGGCGTCACGCCCAGCGCCGCCTCGATCACGGCGCTCGACGCCGTGTTCAAGTTCACGTAGCCCGCCGCGTTCTGCATGTCCAGCGCACTGAACACCGTCAAGTCCTTCACGCGCTCCGGCGTGAGCGTGTCCGGCGCAAGCACCTGCAACCCCGAAAGCTCATCGACGCTCGAAAGCCAGCGCCGGCCTTCTTCAGGACTCGCGGGCGCGCCATCGAGCCGCGGCAATTTCTCGCGCACCTGCCGCGCCTTCTCGCCGTCGATCTTGAGCATCGAGATCAGCACCGCGGGCGGCGCCAAGTTCACGTTCATGCGCGCGCACTCGTCGCTAATGGTCACACTCGCACTGCTCTCGTAGCGATCGTCGGGAATCAACGAGGCATCGGAATTCGGCAGCGTGCTCGCGAGGCGGTAGATTCCGAGCGAAACCGGCGCGACGCCTTCGGGCTTCAACAGCGCGTCCACCTGGCCCGACCCAATCGCCGTCTGCAGTTCCGCAATCGCGTGTTCCACACCGCTCGCGGCGTCCCACCGCGCGCGGTCCCGGTCGATGTCGTCGCCCAGCGCGTCGCTCTCGAGGAGCGTAAAGCGGTACATCGCAAATCCAAAGGTAACGATGATGCCCAGAATGGCGAGCGCAAACACCAGCGCAGAACCGCGGTTATGTCCGCCGCGGCGCGT
It includes:
- a CDS encoding general secretion pathway protein GspK, producing MTRRGGHNRGSALVFALAILGIIVTFGFAMYRFTLLESDALGDDIDRDRARWDAASGVEHAIAELQTAIGSGQVDALLKPEGVAPVSLGIYRLASTLPNSDASLIPDDRYESSASVTISDECARMNVNLAPPAVLISMLKIDGEKARQVREKLPRLDGAPASPEEGRRWLSSVDELSGLQVLAPDTLTPERVKDLTVFSALDMQNAAGYVNLNTASSAVIEAALGVTPEVAAKVIAARPLNSLDALVAATGKDPNGFNFKPAADNPSGLPRELAFSSRCFRITSTATLTRKATQDTNTATVEAVVQFPEGAAPRIVYWNEPSVGANTGK